CTAGTGAAGCGCCGCCTCTTGGGATGTGAAGCTAAGAAGAGGCACATGGGGACCATGCACTGACAGCACCATGAAGACCCTGCTGGCACTGGGGTGACTGCTACGAGTGGAGCAGTTCACACGTCTCAGAGCGATTGATTCAGGCTGCACCATCTCCTGGAAGGGTTCTCGGTCAGCTCACAATAGATGAACAGGCCACTTCTCTGAGCATTCAATGTGGCAGATAGATGCATTCAACTTTGTTCTGCACTTATCGAGAGGCTCTGGGGGTGGATGTGAGGGGAACCCAGAAAGGCACATAATACAGTTCCCATCCACAAAAAAACATTGTGGTTCTGAAAAGAGCCATTTGCTTCTCTCATCCTCCatatccactgctatctacagaCACCACAAGGACCACTTACTCCTaccaacatttttctttctcttcaaACAGTTAGGAATTTAAATAGCCAAAAACTTCATTGAAACAGAGTTAAGATCTCCAGAGTTAAGATCTCATGCCCATCCAGAAGGTCCAGTTGAGCAAAACTCAAGGTTCTGAAAACCTGGACATACAGAATTAAGTTAAGGTAAGGTAAAAGACcacataaccttaactctgcaccCTTTGGGTGATGCTCCAGAACACTCCTAACACCAATACTAGTGCTCTGCCTTATCACTGCAATGGACAGGCGCTACTTGTGCTTGCCCTATGCTTGAACACTGGGCCTGCTCCCCACACAGAATGCCACATTGGTACAATTTAACTATGCCCCCTTTTACAGCCCCTTCACACTTGCACACAGGAGACCACCTAAACTCTATTTTACCCCTATCCTCTATTAAATCCACAGCCTGCTCTCATATTCCTCCTGACCACTGAGAAGATGACCCCAGGGCTCTGTTACTGACAGGACCTACACAATTCTGTATTGAAAGATGAAGATGGGACCCTCAAGGGACACATGCACCTCCTTCCTTTGGTCACACATAGGGTGAGGGGGTGAGACCAGATCTCCCCATATTACAAACACAGCTCTATGGCGCTCTTCAACTAATCCCAAAAGCTCATCATATCACAAACACACCACTCTTCACCCTCCACCATTCAAGTCAGCTACAGCTAGTCCAATGAATGCAGCTAGAGTTTAATACAGAGAATTCCATGGGGCTATTGTCAGTTcctgggggcagagttaaggttgtattAGCATGTACATTAACTCTCTATTTCTTGGCTTTCCAAAGTTTAAATTTTGCTGTACAATGCAAAGTTCTGGAAGTGTCTGAACTATCACTGGGAAACCTTAAATCTGTGTTAACAAAGAATtttgtgcttttttttgtttgttagttagtttgtttgttttccaattTATAGCTAGATAGATCAATCAATTCTTATCTGATTTACACTGcagtaaatctagagtaactctactgacttcagtgaatttaGTCTGGATTATTACCACTGTAAACACaccattttttataaaaaaagatTGCATATCACATTCCCGTGGAGGCAATAAGGTCATAATTTGATTCTATCTGTAAGGAAATACAGAATCAAACCATGGTCATGGGAGAAatctagaaattttatttttGGTGAATAACTTCCATCCAGTTAGTATCCTCAAGGAACCtttgatctccttgttcctcatgctgtagatgatcagaccacactgctacagactgaggatcgagtggctaggcaggcagtcctgcagaaaaggacctaggggttgtAGTGGATGAGAAGTGATTTGTAGACTGCCTTGGCCCTCACAGTGGTTTGTTCTCATTGCCAAACTCAGAGCTGGTTCCATATTTTGTAACATCACTATATACAATATACCATCTAACCTGGGAATGTGTTTGGTGCATCTAGGCTGGTGTGTTAGAGTGAGTGTTTGCATGTTGCATAGTGTATGTGTGCCTGCTTGTGTGAAGTGTGAGTGAGcatcatggtgtgtgtgtgcgtgcatcaGTCTATGGAAGATACCGCATGGATGCTTGTGTGAGTGTTTGCCTGTGTGTTTAAAGGGCAAATATTGAACACAATAAAAGTTACCTTCCTCCTTCCTTATTGCTCGTAATCTAGCACATCAAATTTCCCATGATATGCAGGAGGAAAAATCcaaatagagctgggtgaataatagATTTTTCATTTCACTGGCAATTTTGTGGgtcaaacagaataaaaaataattttgtttcaggtttcattttgacaaaatctaaacatttttttctatgTCTACAATGTTTCAAAGTAAAattaaggaaaataaataaatgaaatgttgttttgtactggaaaatcaaaatgtttcattccaaaaAGGGCAATTGTTTTACACTTCAACTGACAATGTCACTTTTTTAACCTCTGACCAGCACAAACTTCTGTGGTTCCTGTTAAGAATGGACTTAATTCTTCTCTCACACTGATATAAATCCTGATTATTTCTATTCATCTACTTTAGTGTCAGTGAATTTACTCCAAATTTATTTCAGTCTAAACTAGGAGCTGAACTTTTCTCTGGCCGCTTGATCAACATGCctgttttttaaactgtttgtttaggaagttttaacaagtttacaaatccttgtcctgtaaatatcagaaacaaaacaatcattacaACAGCGAACTTTGGTTTAAAGGGACATCAGACAGTAATATTGTCACCAGATCTTTCTATTTAACAGGGTTTTACCATAGTACAATGTGACGTTTCTGTATTCACATATTAACAGACGAGGTATGTCTATCAAATGTTCATATGCAAAGCAACTGGACAGATgtgctgggatttttttttatttattttttttacaggtGAATATACTTTGAGCCCTGAATAAGAGATCACCAGATATCTAAGTATCTATCTTTCCTCTGTCTATTTTGCTGAATATATAATgatccatttgcagcagttgacgaGAAGTTGAGAGGAAGAGGGGCGAAGGGGGGGggaaacatggggaaatagttttactttctgtaatgacccatccactcgcagtctttattcaagcctcaTTTAATGGTGTCCTTTTTGCAaaataattccaattcagcagtctctcgttggagtctggttttgaagggtttttgttgttgttgttgtaatattgcaacttttaggtctgtaatcgagtgaccagggagactgaaatgttctctgactggtttttgaaagttttaattcttgacgtctgattggggtccatttattcttttacatagagactgtccagtttggccaatgtacatggcagagggacattgctggcacatgatgtcatatatcacattggtagatgctGTAACTATTCCAACTACTCCAATTTGTAACTCTTAACCCCATTGAAGGGATGACAACTTTGGAATGGAGCAGTGAAGGGACTGAACAAAGTCAGAGGAATAGTTGGGATCAGATCTCAGGACACCTTGAACCTTAGCTtgttaataattaattaattaattatctgATATAAGAGGCCCATTATATTAGGTAAGACACAGTCTTCACCTCAGGTACAGGCAAAGGGTGAGAGGGAAAAGACAGCCCCAGGGAAGGACTTTCCCAAGATAACACAGCAGGTCAGCGGCAGGGCTAGGAATTGATGAAAGCCATCTGGAGCACAGTCCTGTGTGCCCACAGTGTTTGCCTCACAATCTTTCCTCGAGACCCTGCTGCCACGTTGGAATTCTGATTATTTTAGTTTCTGGAAACTCCTCAGGGAAGTAGAGGGCAAGAGAAATTAATTGTTGCCTCTGGGCTGTTGAGGGCTGTTGAGGGCTCCAGGCAGTGAGTCTCACAAGCCTTTAGAAAACAGACATAGAAATCACCTTCCTGCAGCACCAGCCTTTTTTGACACACAGCTCATCTGCAGACAGCACAGATGTCAGTGTATTTCCAGCAGCTCAGTGCAGTGGGGGAACAGCCTCTCATAATACAGTGATAAGATCATTAGATAGAGAGATTGGTGGATAGAGCAGTGTGTATGGGGCTAGAGAGAGAGGGGTAACCAGTTGCTGTATGTAGCTGGAGGAGAAAAGACATCTCAGTCTGGGCGGATTCCACATTGACCGGCACCATAAGTTTGCTCTTGCAATTAAATATATTTGGGAGTTACACAGTGGCATTTTAAGGATGAAATTGTAAGTgacaatacattttttttcataGTCTCACTCTTAGCTCAATTTTAGCATGGGAAACTCAGTCAGTCCAAAGAACTTACCTTAGGAAAGAGAGGGCACAAtatctgttcctcagtttccttcTATTGGGAGTGGGGAAATTGATGAAATTGACACATTTTTTAGAATGGATTAAGGAGTTTACATTAAAGTAATCCAAAAATTGTGACAAACACTATCAGCTCATTGATATCTTTCAATCTGTATACATtagtttgttgttattgctgtctgtctgtctctttgtACTTTTCTCCCTTAATTAGTTTGTTTTTACTTCTCTAGCTAACTGTTAGTTTTTGTTAGTTCTGTGTTTCTCTCGCACACTCTGTATCTGTTCTTTTCTTACTTGTGTCTCTATTAGTTTGTTGATCTATCTATCATTTTTTGTCTAGTTCTTCGTTTACTTCTGTCTATTAAAATGCAGCAAGAGCAGTTGAGTCAAGTGGGTTAGAGTAGTGGTGACCAGGAGCCTGGAttgctgggttctattccccagCTCTGGAAAGAGATTGGGGTCTAGTGGGTAAGAGTAGCAGGGACAGAGAGCCAGGCCTCCTGAATTTCATGTGTGGCTCTGGGCAGAAATTCAGTACAGGTTTGAGAGGAGAGGAACCAGAACTGGGGTTTCTATTTCTGTCTATCATAAGGACTCTGGGGCAGGTGCCCCTCATAACTTGAAGCTGAGTAGTTAGGGCTTTAACCATTCACCAGGTGAGTGTTATGCTTTATTTTTATCACTGTGtcatatgttcagatcttcaGGTGAGTGACCCAAGTACCATGCTGGAGAATCACTCTCACTAGCGTTGGTTAGCCCAATGACTACGCATTGTAACTCGCAGCAGTCATTCCTGATGGCAATGGAGAGTCACTGGCACAGAGGCTGAGATACAGTCTGATGCAGTCATTAGaggaggggactgggagtcatGACACCTCACTTGTGTTCCCAACTCCGGGAGGCAGTTGAGTCCAGTGGGTAGAGCCAGAACTCCTGtcttctatttccagctctgagaggggtgtTGGATTTACAGAGTTAGTGCAGGGAGCAAACTGGGGGGACTCCTGGGTTATTTtccaagctctgggagggggttttgTTGAGTGGTTAGAGAAGAAGGAGGGGGAGCCGGTACATCTGTCTctcacagcaagtgtgaaaatctgGCAAGAACGAGGGATGGGGCATCAGAGAGCCTGGGCTATATTCTTAACTCGAGTTTACCATGTAATTATGACTGGGTTGGGTCACCTCCATGTGAGATGCTGCTCCAGTTTAGAGCAGTATAAAGTGGGAGTAATTACATAGCATGCAGTGAAATTACCCCACATTTGCAGCAGTGCCCCTGACAGCAGAATCTGGCAAGGCAGACCCCCAATTCCCCTCTGTAAACTGAGGATAGTAACATTTATACATCGTTATCCAGAGTTTGCCACCTCTGGGTGACAGAGGTATACAAATACCTGAAAAGCAATTGTTCCtattttagaacataagaacataagaacataagaaaggccgtaccgggtcagaccaaaggtccatctagcccagtatctgtctaccgacagtggccaatgccaggtgcccctgagggagtgaacctaacaggcaatgatcaagtgatctctctcctgccatccatctccatcctctgacgaacagaggctagggacaccattcttacccatcctggctaatagccatttatggacttagccaccatgaatttatccagtccccttttaaacattgttatagtcctagccttcacaacctcctcaggtaaggagttccacaagttgactgtgcgctgcgtgaagaagaacttccttttatttgttttaaatctgctgcctattaatttcatttggtgacccctagttcttgtattatgggaataagtaaataacttttccttatccactttctcaacatcactcatgattttatatacctctatcatgtccccccttagtctcctcttttccaaactgaagagtcctagcctctttaatctttcctcatatgggaccctctctaaacccctaatcattttagttgctcttttctgaaccttttctagtgctagaatatcttttttgaggtgaggagaccacatctgtacacatttTTCCTCGCCATCACCCtagtgtaaattaggagtaactccactgcagtCCATTGAGCTGATTCTACTTTCTCTCaccctagtgtaaatcaggagtaactccattggagtcagtggggctgTTTTCCCCAACCTCATTCCCATATTACACCAATCTTCACAACCTAATGGTCTGACTCAAGTAAATTATGGTGGTTTTCACAAAAAGAGTTATTTTTACTGATCTAATGCTGTCCCttgctctcttccctccctccgcAGAAATCAAACAATATcctgagaaagaaaatgtccaaccgAACTACCTTGACCGatttccttctcctgggattctctgaagttcgggagctgcagattttgcactttgtggtgtttctagtgATTTACCTGGCAGCCCTAATAGGGAATCTTCTTATCTTCATGGTTATAGTCTTCGACcaccaccttcacacccccatgtacttcttcctgatgaatTTGTCTGTCATAGACCTTGGCTCCATCTctgtcattgtccccaaatccatggccaacTCACTCAAGAACACCAGGTCCATTTCCTATGCTGGATGTGTTGCCCAagtctttttccttctcttcttgTTGGAAGCAGATTTTTCCCTTCTTACCATCATGGCGTATGACCGATAtgtcgccatctgccaaccactgcaaTATGAGACAATAATGAACAGCAGAGCTTGTATCCAAATGGCAGCTGGTGCCTGGATCAGTGGGATTCTTTACACTGTGCTACACACTGGGAACACGTTTGCATTGACCTTCTGTGGAGGCAACAtggtggatcagttcttctgtgaaatcccccagctGCTGAAGCTCACCTGCTCTGACTCATATCTCAGTGAAGTTGGGGTTCTTGCTTTTAGTATATGTTTGTTCTTAGGCTGCTTTATTTTTATCATTGTGtcatatgttcagatcttcaaatCAGTGTtgagaatcccctctgagcaaggccggcataaagccttctccacctgcctccctcacctcattgtggtctccttgtttttttgcatttctagctttgcctacctgaaacccacctccagctccccaTCTACTCTGGATCTTGTGATGGCTGTTCTCTATTCTGTATTGCCACCAATCATGAATCCAATTatctacagcatgaggaacaaggagatcaaaGCTGCCCTGAGGAGACTGACTGGGTGTAGGTAATTCACCAAGAATTCATTTCTGTCTTTATCTAATAAAAGTTTGCTTACTTAGTATCTGTTCATTTAATGTCAGTGATTTCCATGACCACACAGCTTGCACACAAccaggtctgattctgatctctgttgCACCAATGGAAATCCAGATTAACTTCGCTGATGTCACTGCTGCAGGGGAGATTTACACCAGTAGAAAACCTTGCCCAGTTGTGGAGTTAAATGGGTGTAAATTGTGTGCATAAAAGGAATTAGACTTTCATTCCATGTCAAAACAATACCTGTTACACTGGTTGGTCACATGCACCCAATCCATGGCCAGTGAAAACAATGATGGGAGTTGTCTTGTTTGTGTGTATAAATCAGGAGTGGTTTCATTGGAACCAGAGGAGTCAGACTGGGGTAGTGGAGAGAAGACATTTGGGGTAGATCCTCAACACATCAATGTAGTTACATTGACTTTGGTGGCTCTAAAATGATTTGCAGCATCTCTGGATCTGAGCTACTGTATATCTATTGCCACCAGCTGGTGACAGGACACATTCTTTTATAAACCACCATTCGTGGCCTAACCATTACAGGGGGAGCCTGGTTTACATGTACATTTGGGCATGTGAGTGATGGAGTGACTGGCTAGAAATTACAGGGAGGTTCTAACCACCAGTTGGGCaaggttctggagcagcctctAAATAGAAGTTGTGGGGGGCAAGTGATCAAATTCATTTTCAGAGACAGCTGGACACATGTCTGAGTGGGACTGTATGATGGGGCTGCTTGTGATGGTGGAGGGCAGGGCTCAGCAACCCTGGGTCTCACTTGCAGCGTATGTCTTATGTTTCTAAaagttcatgcttcagggtttcgtCTGGCCActggcaggggtcaggaagggattccccccaaagtgtattctgggagggtttttttttaatctctgaagcatcagggcgGCCCTAGCTGGAGATGGAACATTGGGTGGGATGTGCCAGGGCTCTGATTTTTCACTGAGCCATTATCTCTCTCTCTTGGgtctttggctggctggttcttgcccacatgctcagggtctaactgatcatcatgaggtggtcaggaaggaatttaccTCCCgatcagattggcagggaccttggggGGTTTCGCTTTCCTCTCCAACATGTGGGGCGGATAACTTGCCATGATTTTCTGCATGTATctcaatcatttccctgccattgtgggggcctcgggcactggtgcacctcagtctctcctattctctgccGGTGGCACAGAACTGTCTAGTTTCCAGAGGGCTGCGAcgctttggtctaatttcagttgttgggtttggtGTGCGGGTGCCGGATGGTGTTGGagtacagcaggtcagactggatgatctggtcgtcccttctggccttgaactctatgactCTGTGACTTTATGGATGTGCAGGGacgggggagaggagaaggggcctgtagcagggtggacccctgctctggccctgaaggggttaaaaacagccctgggaagcggCCGAGGCtcaagaaaacagcctttaggctgggctgattggggaagtggttgcagctggggccatgccccaaactgagccccagtgccttataagaaggccagggaagccagaagcccagacagtctccttctgcctgtagagggagaagggcctaggTGCAGGGAGCTGACACAAAGTACctgagagtggagcagggctgaggagctggggagctctagcctggaaagccccaggttgCAGCCtagcagagggcagcccaggggtaggctaaggcagcaggtccaaaccctccttgccagtgatgagtaggctgatactgcagtctgccccatatactgaggcaaggtggggatggagggtgggggttcccaGAGGAGGGGAAAtctctgagagaaaggggttagtgccagggggcagcacccccatgtaaaagggcaccgggtccagggagggacacgggggggcctgaggacaggcggatcaccagtaTGCAGAGGGCGCACCTgagctggaacagagctaattcccagagtcaccagcaggaggggccGCAGGTGTGAGTCTGACCTATCTACAGGGCCACACAGAGAATATACACGAGTAGCGTCCATAGCTTTGCATTAGTACAAGTGTCTGTGAGGCACTGTCCTCCTGGCTGAGGGAGGTGACTCCAGCTCAGATGGAGCCCTTGACCCGTATAGTTGTGCAGTGTCACTGTATAAACCCCAGCCAtgggcagtgtgtgtgttatGAGGCCCCTCTGTGCCCCACCTAGAGGATAGGAGGCTGTTCCAGTGGCTGTCAGGCAGCCTGGCTGTTCAGCTCAAGCTGTAGAAACTCGTACTTTGGGTTTAGATAACTATGGTTGAATCCCCCAGATGCCAGCCTAGATTAGATGGTGATCCTCACATATGTGCAAGTGGCTTAAGAACTTAAGGGGACCTTATTCCTGCAATAATCTGAGGCTGATGTTGCCTACCAAGCTACTGCAGAACAGCAACGGGAGTGAGACCTAAGAGGGGAGGGAGTCCCTAGTGAGATAAGGGGCAGGTTTATTCCAGGATGATCTCAGCCATGCCCATTCCTAGTCCCTCTGCACCTTGGAGAGGGAAGATGCATGGCacgggcaggggtgtgtgtgttgctctCAGCTCAGGTTGGTAGAGCTTGTCAAAGAAACTTGTCATTGAGAAATGGTTTCCTCAACCTGTTTAGTATCAGAGAGGTAACCGTGTTAGTTttgttctgtaaaagcagcaaagaatcctttggcaccttatagactaacagacattttgcagcatgagctttcgtgggtgaatacccacttcgtcagatgccaATAGGTAtcctacgaagtgggtattcacccacgaaagctcatgctgcaaaacgtctgctagtctataaggtgccacaggattctttgctgcttttactcaaCCTGTTTGTGACAGATACTGCTATGTTTTTAGCTGAGTTAAACAATCTGCCAATGGCTTGTAAAAATGTTCCCCAACTCTGCCCTCAACTAGTTTGGCCACTGACGCATTCCCAGAGTACCGGACATTCTGGCACTCCTGGGAAGGCTGTGGCCCCATCCACCAGTGTGACCATGCCTGCCTCCCTAGTCCATGATACTGGACAAAACCACGTCTGGTTTTCTCTCAGTACCAGACAGGGGACAAGCCACACAAAAGGAGATTATCCAGTTTAAAACAATATGAATGGCCATCTACCTCAACCCACCATGCTCACCCCTCCCGAACAGCTTCTACACAGCTTCCTAGATACCTCCTCTACCAGAAATATGTTCCAACAAACTGAATCTCCTACATTTTGTCCCAGAGGCACTGGTGGTGGGTATATTGTCCAACAGTGAACATTGTGGCTCCACGGCTGGTGTAAGGATACTCTGCGccccaggcaaaacttccaccttgtgtcccccaccctccccacagagcattgattataaactttcaaaatgaatactgcataattaATACAACTTTGGCTTGAaactttattaattttattatttattctacatatttaatgaaaataaatgaataaccaggcacgggagtgcagcaggggttggctggagacagggggtgcggggctggaggcagagtagGAGGTGTGGGGCTTGCTGTGGGCAGGGCGgggggatagcaggggctggctggagacggggggtGCGggtctggctggaggcagggggtgtggtgttggctggaggcagggcagggggtgtggtgttggctggaggcagggcagggatgtggggctggctggaggcaggggagtgtggggctcaagggaggcagggcaaggggggtgcagcaggggctgtctgagatGGGGTGTGAGGCTGGATGGAGGCAGGGGTatgtggggctgggtggagacggggtgtggggttggctgcaggcggggcaggggtgtggggttggctggagacagggggtgtgcggctggctggaggtagggcagggggtgtgggattggctggaggcaggaggtgtggggctggctgtgggcaggacaaggggtgcagcaggggctggctgcagagctcacgggagtgggggtggggttgagcaggggtggaggccctggggaagagccagagcagcagggagcagcgcagcgcccccggcTGCCAGAGGAGGAATCACATCACTTCCCGGACGGCCGGAGCTGATCAAAGCCGCAACATGGGGTGAGCATCCCAGACGTATTGGGCACCACTTTTTGCCGCCCTCAtttcttggcgccctaggcggctgcctagtttgcctaatggttgcaccggccctgtgcgGCTTCCTTCTGGAGTAGGGCCTAATGGAGTTAAAAGATTCCTTGGGAACTTGTGTTTAACATCTCACAATTCTTAGAAAATCACAGCTCTGGAATTAGACCAACCTCCTGTCTTCTTCGTAGACATGACGCCTCCGGGTTAGCTGTCATACACACTGTCTTGGACAAGTTCATTTGCTTTATAGGTGAAAAGAAGGATTTAGTTCTCCAGAGCTCTCAATTAAGGACCAAACTAACAAGATACTGAAAGCAGGCTTAGAATTTTAAAGGTCCCTAGAGAATTTGGACACAATTATAAAAAGTAAGCAGCTTAAGGCAAAGTACACACTAAAGGCAATAGCCCCAATCTCACTGAGATATGAGTCATAGCAAGTAGGTTctgggggatttcacagaagaactgaccCATTTAATTGTCTCCACAGAAGATTTTTGCAAACGTGTTTCCAGTTTGCAGTTCAGAGAACCCCACTGATCCAGGtactggctgccatttggacacaaggCCTCCTATTCTTGATCTCCTTGAAGTCCACCTGTTCTCCATGTCAGGATAGATACGTTTTGGTTGCTTGGTTCAGCTCTCACCCTGAATTTAAAGGCACTAGTCTACAAAACAAATTCTGTGGGCTATCAGCTTTCCTGCTTACTCAGTTTTACTATTTGGCAGCTACTCCTCTGAGACAGAAATAAGAATGGATGCAACAGCATGTGGGGGGTTGAAATTAATGAATTTTGACAATATTTGTGTTACCCAGTCTTTCTTAAAGCTCTGTTTTCAATTAAGGGTGGTCAGAAATTTTCTGCTTATATTGTTTTCAAAGGAAAATTGTGTTCTCAATTAATCAAATTTTCACAAATATCTCACGTATCCTCAAATACTGTGAAAGACCCAGGCCAGCTgagaacagcagagtagtcctgtTGGTATCT
The Mauremys reevesii isolate NIE-2019 linkage group 15, ASM1616193v1, whole genome shotgun sequence DNA segment above includes these coding regions:
- the LOC120383614 gene encoding olfactory receptor 14C36-like, which codes for MAYDRYVAICQPLQYETIMNSRACIQMAAGAWISGILYTVLHTGNTFALTFCGGNMVDQFFCEIPQLLKLTCSDSYLSEVGVLAFSICLFLGCFIFIIVSYVQIFKSVLRIPSEQGRHKAFSTCLPHLIVVSLFFCISSFAYLKPTSSSPSTLDLVMAVLYSVLPPIMNPIIYSMRNKEIKAALRRLTGCR